A window from Hoeflea sp. IMCC20628 encodes these proteins:
- a CDS encoding hydantoinase/oxoprolinase family protein: MRTKYRLGIDAGGTFTDFILADRDGTVSLFKVLSTPNEPTLAIKNGLALIAEETGVSAEEIVSNSDLCINGTTVGLNALITHNGAKTGLICTRGHQDSIEIRLGHKEDGYRYDPDYPPATMLVPRHLRRPVSERVISNGTVYTPMNEQDVRDACSYFIKEGVESVAISFVWSVLHPAHENRAAEIVREMMPDVRLTVGAQLYPQVREYTRTSTAIVNAYLAPILQRYVDAIDAYFQGLGSKNPVRYFQSNGGLALGRVVSNQSVYAINSGPASAPQAALDIAAPWGDKNIITCDMGGTSFDITLTKDGKANVNKNIDFLRYRIGIPMIQVETLGAGGGSIGWIDSMGLMQMGPQSAGAEPGPACYGQGGDNPTTTDANLTLGYLNADGLVGGRLPLDTGLARKAIQTKLADPLGLSLEKAAYGMFTIVNNNMVNAIRRVSVERGYDPRDFVLMAAGGATAAHITALAREMGIRKVLISKLASGLCAYGQIISDVKYNYMAPAPIRLDAEGSGVQLNDLFTGLEARGAEDLSGDGFADKDISISRSLDMRYVGQVHECTVEIENFEITQSSLEQIKTAFHARHRELYTYDELHNPVEVVNVESTIVGHVAKPTRMKIAAGRGADASLKGHRDMVFSIEGQLQSTPVYDGTGLGAGDHIDGPAVIEEVTTTIVIEPGWQVDLHETGVYVLTAQA; this comes from the coding sequence ATGCGAACCAAATATCGTTTGGGCATTGATGCCGGCGGCACTTTCACCGATTTCATTCTGGCCGATCGCGACGGGACGGTAAGCCTGTTCAAGGTGCTGTCGACCCCGAATGAACCGACGCTGGCGATCAAGAACGGACTGGCGCTGATCGCCGAGGAGACCGGCGTGTCGGCGGAGGAGATCGTTTCCAATTCCGATCTGTGCATCAATGGCACCACGGTGGGGCTGAATGCGCTGATTACCCATAACGGGGCCAAAACCGGGTTGATCTGCACACGGGGCCATCAGGATTCCATCGAGATCCGTCTCGGTCACAAGGAAGACGGCTACCGCTATGACCCCGATTATCCTCCGGCAACCATGCTGGTGCCGCGCCATCTGCGCAGGCCGGTGTCCGAGCGGGTGATCTCCAATGGCACGGTCTATACGCCGATGAACGAGCAGGACGTTCGCGATGCCTGTAGCTATTTTATCAAGGAAGGCGTCGAGTCCGTTGCTATTTCCTTTGTCTGGTCGGTGCTGCACCCCGCGCACGAGAACCGCGCCGCCGAGATCGTGCGCGAAATGATGCCGGATGTGCGCTTGACCGTCGGCGCGCAGCTTTATCCGCAGGTGCGTGAATACACCCGCACCTCGACCGCGATCGTCAATGCCTATCTCGCGCCGATCCTGCAACGCTATGTCGATGCGATCGATGCTTATTTTCAGGGGTTGGGATCGAAGAACCCGGTGCGCTATTTCCAGTCGAACGGCGGCCTGGCGCTGGGCCGGGTGGTGTCGAACCAGTCGGTCTACGCCATCAATTCCGGCCCCGCATCGGCCCCGCAGGCTGCACTGGATATCGCGGCCCCCTGGGGCGACAAGAACATCATCACTTGCGATATGGGCGGAACATCCTTCGACATCACGCTGACCAAGGATGGCAAGGCCAACGTCAACAAGAATATTGATTTCCTGCGCTACCGGATCGGCATCCCGATGATCCAGGTAGAGACCCTGGGCGCCGGCGGCGGCTCCATCGGCTGGATTGACAGTATGGGGCTGATGCAGATGGGGCCGCAATCTGCTGGCGCAGAGCCGGGGCCTGCCTGTTACGGGCAGGGCGGCGACAACCCGACAACAACCGATGCGAACCTGACGCTGGGTTATCTCAATGCCGATGGTCTGGTGGGTGGCAGACTGCCGCTGGACACAGGACTTGCGCGCAAGGCAATCCAGACCAAGCTGGCCGACCCGCTTGGACTGAGCCTTGAGAAAGCCGCCTATGGCATGTTCACCATCGTCAACAACAACATGGTCAACGCCATTCGCCGGGTGTCGGTCGAACGGGGCTATGACCCGCGCGATTTCGTGCTGATGGCGGCCGGCGGTGCAACGGCGGCGCATATCACGGCGCTGGCTCGCGAGATGGGGATCCGCAAGGTTCTGATCTCGAAACTGGCTTCCGGGCTGTGCGCCTATGGGCAGATCATTTCGGACGTGAAGTACAACTACATGGCGCCCGCCCCGATCCGTCTGGATGCCGAGGGATCGGGAGTGCAGCTTAATGATCTGTTCACCGGGCTCGAGGCGCGCGGTGCCGAGGATCTCTCCGGTGACGGTTTTGCCGACAAGGACATCTCGATCAGCCGCAGCCTCGACATGCGCTATGTCGGTCAGGTGCATGAATGCACCGTGGAGATCGAGAATTTCGAGATCACCCAGTCCTCGCTGGAGCAGATCAAGACTGCGTTTCATGCCCGGCACCGGGAGCTTTACACCTATGATGAGCTGCATAATCCGGTCGAGGTGGTCAATGTCGAAAGCACGATCGTCGGCCATGTCGCCAAACCGACCCGGATGAAGATCGCGGCGGGCAGGGGAGCTGACGCCAGCCTGAAGGGACACCGCGACATGGTGTTCTCGATCGAGGGGCAATTGCAGTCCACTCCGGTCTATGACGGGACCGGGCTGGGTGCGGGCGATCACATCGATGGCCCTGCGGTCATCGAAGAGGTGACGACCACGATTGTGATCGAGCCGGGCTGGCAGGTTGACCTCCACGAGACGGGTGTTTACGTTCTGACGGCGCAGGCATAA
- a CDS encoding signal peptide prediction: MSSSPEILSEPASPAIVQRRVLRVRGTAVTLLEQVREQAVADLQFDIEYESLDFLTCQHKAAMDPENYDVYEQCFHNLDIVWYWGALQPIDTQRIAEWDRIGDLAKTGGISKYMWPGYGDAPVRKLYVQPDGMLGQQQMRHISMLPTAHNVDSFGYDTRVFGDLGPEGASWSWLLDPRAKGRIALVDEPAIGLFDAALAAEATGDLSFEDIGNMTIDEIDQLMGLLDLLRQQGFFCASWVNAEDAEALLREDRVSVQSMWAPSYGNLGAMSDYFVEASPREGYRAWHGGGSLSRHLSGAKLDMAYEYLNWWLTGPAGAVMARQGYYMTVPERVRESLSPEEWEYWYEGAPAGCDLSGPSGNKVVKAGARRPGGSYRERISRISVWNTVMDEYNYAARAWNRFIRSVNEGAA, from the coding sequence ATGTCCAGCAGCCCCGAAATCCTGTCAGAACCCGCATCTCCGGCAATTGTGCAACGGCGGGTGCTGAGGGTGCGGGGGACAGCCGTGACCTTGCTTGAGCAGGTGCGCGAGCAGGCGGTTGCGGATTTGCAGTTCGACATTGAATATGAGTCGCTCGACTTTCTGACCTGCCAGCACAAGGCGGCGATGGACCCTGAAAATTACGATGTCTATGAGCAGTGTTTCCACAATCTGGACATCGTCTGGTACTGGGGTGCCTTGCAACCGATCGACACCCAGCGGATCGCCGAATGGGACAGGATCGGTGATCTGGCCAAGACCGGCGGCATCTCCAAATACATGTGGCCGGGCTACGGCGACGCACCGGTGCGCAAGCTCTATGTGCAACCGGACGGCATGCTGGGCCAGCAGCAGATGCGCCACATCAGCATGTTGCCCACCGCGCACAATGTGGATTCCTTCGGTTATGACACCCGCGTCTTCGGCGACCTCGGGCCCGAGGGCGCGAGTTGGTCGTGGTTGCTTGATCCGCGGGCAAAGGGTCGCATCGCGCTGGTGGACGAACCGGCTATTGGCCTTTTCGATGCGGCGCTGGCCGCCGAAGCTACGGGAGACCTGAGCTTCGAGGATATCGGCAACATGACGATCGATGAGATTGATCAGCTGATGGGGCTGCTGGACCTGCTGCGGCAGCAGGGGTTCTTCTGCGCTTCCTGGGTCAATGCCGAGGATGCGGAGGCGCTTTTGCGCGAAGACCGGGTTTCGGTGCAAAGCATGTGGGCGCCTTCCTACGGGAACCTTGGCGCGATGTCGGACTATTTCGTCGAGGCGTCACCGCGCGAAGGCTACAGGGCGTGGCATGGTGGCGGGTCTTTGTCGCGCCATTTGTCCGGGGCCAAGCTGGACATGGCCTATGAGTATCTCAACTGGTGGCTGACAGGCCCGGCAGGCGCGGTGATGGCGCGGCAGGGCTACTACATGACCGTCCCTGAACGCGTGCGGGAGAGCCTTTCGCCGGAGGAATGGGAGTATTGGTACGAAGGCGCGCCAGCAGGCTGCGACCTGAGCGGGCCGTCAGGCAATAAGGTGGTAAAGGCAGGCGCCCGGCGCCCGGGCGGATCTTACCGCGAACGGATCAGTCGCATCTCCGTGTGGAACACTGTCATGGATGAATATAACTACGCGGCGCGGGCCTGGAACCGGTTCATACGCTCGGTGAACGAGGGTGCCGCATGA
- a CDS encoding GntR family transcriptional regulator yields MTKPLTPLAQEPLYELITQVLRRNILDGHLPPGLVLLEGPISKRMKTSRVPVQAALRQLSDESLIQRFRGRGYLVGSATEQLTPLRRNIEEFELDIPELLNTALQVRGTWMHVYDRIEGEVAACQIFGEFRVIETELAEYLGVSRTVARDVLSRLNERGLVRKGAQSPWLAGPLTARVIREKFQLRGIVEPAALRLAADHIDPDQIMMIRKHIDTGDKLHWETLENALMQHCLERAPNAALVDMIRNNRLLLSSVDRALNGLGLPPDDVALANYRTLFDLIGLRQIDAAAEYLREHLRIIALKSLARLKIVALVPERDSMPRYLVPVE; encoded by the coding sequence ATGACCAAGCCATTGACACCTCTGGCACAGGAGCCGCTCTATGAGCTGATCACGCAGGTCCTGCGGCGCAATATTCTGGACGGTCATCTGCCGCCCGGTCTGGTGTTGCTCGAGGGGCCGATCTCGAAGCGGATGAAGACAAGCCGGGTGCCGGTGCAAGCCGCGCTGCGGCAACTTAGTGATGAATCCCTGATCCAGCGGTTCCGGGGCCGGGGCTATCTGGTGGGTTCGGCAACGGAACAACTGACGCCGCTGCGCCGCAACATCGAAGAGTTCGAGCTTGATATCCCCGAACTGCTCAACACCGCGCTACAGGTGCGTGGCACCTGGATGCATGTGTATGACCGGATCGAAGGCGAGGTTGCTGCCTGCCAGATCTTTGGTGAATTCCGGGTCATCGAAACGGAGCTGGCCGAGTATCTCGGCGTCAGCCGAACGGTGGCGCGTGATGTGTTGAGCCGGCTGAATGAACGTGGACTGGTGCGCAAGGGGGCCCAGTCACCTTGGCTGGCGGGCCCGCTGACAGCCAGAGTCATCCGCGAAAAGTTTCAGCTGCGTGGCATCGTCGAGCCCGCCGCATTGCGTCTTGCCGCCGACCATATTGATCCCGACCAGATCATGATGATCCGCAAGCACATTGATACCGGCGACAAACTGCACTGGGAGACACTGGAAAATGCGTTGATGCAGCATTGCCTGGAGCGGGCTCCCAATGCCGCGCTGGTCGACATGATCCGCAACAACCGTCTGCTGTTGTCCTCGGTGGATCGCGCTCTGAACGGCCTGGGCCTGCCGCCTGATGATGTGGCCCTGGCAAACTACAGGACGCTTTTTGATCTCATCGGCTTGCGTCAGATTGATGCGGCGGCGGAGTACCTCAGGGAGCACTTGCGGATCATCGCGCTCAAGAGCCTGGCGCGGCTCAAGATTGTTGCTCTGGTTCCAGAGAGGGATTCAATGCCGAGGTATCTCGTACCTGTCGAATAA
- a CDS encoding ABC transporter ATP-binding protein, with the protein MKQTDCTFRLEGVSRRYGAVTALDGINFEAGRNEYISLLGPSGSGKTSLLRVIAGFEKPDSGRVWFQGRDITDVAAHERGIGFVFQNFALFPHLTVFENVAFGLRNGTKTVPEDEINSRVKEAVEMVGLAGLEDRATEQISGGQKQRVALARTLVMQPSLVLLDEPLGALDANLRDRMQTELRAIREKLDITFLHVTGSETEALAMGDTVAVLDSGKIIQAGTSSEIYDAPASPDVALFLNRFNLFDGKLKQGSFEGPFGAAATPSARKSPRDVYAIRYDRVQVYAEGEAHPGPTLKARYLTSEYLGSSVMYFFEATGGKIVEVEHHLSFGDPQEYKVGQNYILSWDPAHAIVFGQEGTQ; encoded by the coding sequence ATGAAGCAGACGGATTGTACATTTCGGCTGGAAGGTGTGTCGCGGCGCTATGGCGCAGTGACGGCACTGGACGGGATCAATTTCGAGGCCGGACGGAACGAGTACATTTCGCTGCTTGGGCCGTCGGGGTCAGGCAAGACCAGCCTTTTGCGTGTCATTGCCGGTTTTGAAAAGCCCGACAGCGGGCGCGTCTGGTTTCAGGGCCGTGACATCACCGATGTCGCCGCGCACGAACGCGGCATCGGCTTCGTGTTTCAGAATTTCGCCCTTTTTCCGCATCTCACCGTGTTCGAGAACGTTGCATTCGGACTGCGCAACGGCACCAAGACCGTTCCCGAGGACGAGATCAATTCGCGCGTCAAGGAAGCCGTCGAGATGGTTGGTCTCGCCGGGCTTGAGGATCGCGCAACCGAACAGATTTCCGGTGGCCAGAAGCAGCGCGTCGCCCTGGCGCGCACCCTGGTCATGCAGCCGAGCCTGGTTTTGCTGGACGAGCCGCTCGGGGCGCTGGACGCGAACCTGCGCGACCGGATGCAGACAGAATTGCGCGCCATTCGCGAAAAGCTCGACATTACGTTTCTGCATGTAACCGGCAGTGAAACCGAAGCCCTTGCGATGGGTGACACTGTTGCGGTGCTGGATTCGGGAAAAATCATTCAGGCGGGGACCTCGTCGGAGATCTACGATGCCCCGGCCAGCCCCGATGTCGCGCTGTTTCTCAACCGGTTCAACCTGTTTGACGGCAAGCTCAAGCAAGGGTCGTTCGAAGGACCGTTTGGCGCCGCTGCGACACCCTCGGCGCGCAAGTCGCCACGCGATGTCTACGCGATCCGCTATGACCGGGTGCAGGTGTATGCCGAAGGCGAAGCGCATCCCGGGCCGACATTGAAGGCTCGCTACCTGACCAGCGAATATCTCGGTTCATCCGTGATGTATTTCTTTGAAGCGACAGGCGGCAAGATCGTCGAAGTCGAGCACCATCTCAGCTTTGGCGACCCGCAAGAGTACAAGGTCGGACAGAACTACATTCTGTCCTGGGACCCTGCGCATGCCATCGTTTTCGGACAGGAGGGCACCCAATGA
- a CDS encoding ABC transporter permease has translation MSTAPANSGPLKSATPWLIAPGVVWMTLFLVAPIVMIIYVSFWTQSTFSIDSTLTLASWKNFFSSEAYVGALWTTIRLWLIVLFLTFIIGYPAALYVGLLVKSKTVSTILLVLCVIPFWTSFLIRVLAWRPMLGKEGAINIILMKVGIITQPIEVLLFSELSVVIGMTQIYVVFMVGPIAFMLGRIDRNIIEAARDLGAGFGRIFWKIILPLSLPGVVVGAIFVSVMVLGEFATSGALSGRKVNLLGNVIVTQVGSLKWAMASVVGVILTVLLGIVVAGFLRIVDLKREL, from the coding sequence ATGAGCACCGCACCCGCAAACAGCGGACCGCTGAAATCAGCGACGCCGTGGTTGATCGCGCCCGGAGTGGTCTGGATGACCCTGTTCCTGGTCGCGCCGATCGTGATGATCATCTATGTGTCCTTCTGGACGCAAAGCACTTTCTCCATCGACTCGACGCTGACCCTGGCCAGCTGGAAGAATTTTTTCAGCTCGGAGGCCTATGTCGGCGCGCTCTGGACAACCATTCGCCTCTGGCTGATCGTGCTGTTCCTGACCTTCATCATCGGCTATCCGGCAGCGCTTTATGTCGGCCTGCTGGTCAAAAGCAAAACCGTTTCGACCATTTTGCTGGTGCTTTGCGTCATTCCTTTCTGGACCTCCTTCCTGATCCGCGTGCTGGCCTGGCGGCCGATGCTGGGCAAGGAAGGTGCGATTAATATCATCCTGATGAAGGTCGGCATCATAACCCAGCCGATCGAGGTGTTGCTGTTCTCGGAACTGTCGGTGGTGATCGGCATGACGCAGATCTATGTGGTGTTCATGGTCGGCCCCATCGCCTTCATGCTGGGCCGCATCGATCGCAACATCATTGAGGCAGCACGTGATCTCGGCGCCGGCTTCGGGCGGATTTTCTGGAAGATCATACTGCCGCTGAGCCTTCCCGGCGTTGTTGTCGGCGCGATCTTTGTCAGCGTCATGGTGCTGGGCGAATTCGCCACATCCGGTGCGCTTTCGGGCCGCAAGGTCAACTTGCTGGGCAATGTCATCGTCACACAGGTGGGCTCGCTCAAATGGGCAATGGCATCCGTGGTGGGTGTGATCCTGACTGTCCTGCTTGGAATTGTTGTCGCCGGTTTCCTGCGCATCGTTGATCTGAAGCGGGAGCTGTAA
- a CDS encoding ABC transporter permease, with the protein MESKVLKPILAVYIGLFLLFLYGPFFVLGTLSFQQGPEGGPQFPIIEWSTYWYKHLFGLVPPSRIAPLPVGQALLRSLTLAFMTMVTATVLGVMAAQAFRKRFRGAGVVFYLIVLGMMVPGVLTGLGTSLLANNVLGIERHWWSTAFVAHVVYTFPFAFLVMLAILNRFDGSVEEASWSLGVSPMRTFRKVTFPLIFPGVLSAMLFAFTLSFDEFPRTLFASGRDQTLPLAIYGTFSVEIHPNIFAFGVLTTLFSFALLAVYGILMGLSVRRAKKMAMQEDIA; encoded by the coding sequence ATGGAATCCAAGGTCCTCAAACCCATCCTCGCCGTCTATATCGGCTTGTTCCTGCTTTTCCTTTACGGCCCCTTCTTCGTGCTCGGCACCCTGTCCTTCCAGCAGGGTCCGGAAGGTGGGCCGCAGTTCCCGATCATCGAATGGTCAACCTACTGGTACAAGCATCTCTTCGGCCTGGTGCCGCCGTCGCGCATCGCACCACTGCCTGTGGGGCAGGCGCTGCTCCGCTCGTTGACGCTGGCGTTCATGACCATGGTCACCGCCACCGTTCTGGGCGTGATGGCAGCCCAGGCTTTCCGCAAGCGGTTTCGCGGCGCTGGCGTTGTCTTCTACCTGATCGTTCTGGGCATGATGGTGCCCGGCGTTCTGACCGGACTTGGCACTTCGCTGCTGGCCAACAACGTGCTCGGCATCGAGCGGCATTGGTGGTCAACCGCATTTGTCGCCCACGTCGTTTACACCTTTCCTTTCGCCTTCCTGGTGATGCTGGCGATCCTCAACCGGTTCGACGGCTCGGTCGAGGAAGCGTCGTGGTCGCTGGGCGTGTCGCCGATGCGTACTTTCCGCAAGGTGACGTTCCCGCTGATCTTCCCCGGCGTTCTGTCGGCCATGCTCTTTGCCTTCACGCTGAGCTTTGACGAATTCCCGCGGACGCTGTTTGCCTCGGGCCGGGATCAGACCCTGCCGCTGGCGATCTACGGCACCTTTTCGGTCGAGATCCATCCCAACATCTTTGCCTTCGGCGTACTGACGACGCTGTTCTCCTTCGCGCTGCTTGCGGTCTACGGCATCCTGATGGGCCTGAGCGTCCGGCGGGCCAAGAAGATGGCCATGCAGGAGGACATCGCATGA
- a CDS encoding 3-oxoacyl-ACP reductase family protein, whose product MSVAIVTGAGSGIGRAIALRLAKDGYKVVVNDFNLDAAQAVAREIGATAFPVQGDVSDEQDVARMVETCVAQFGQPTHLINNAGHIHQARFTDMKVSDFDRMIAVHLRGVFLCTHAVLPGMLERGEGVIVNMASQLGQIGGVELVHYSAAKAGIIGMTKALAREVSEQGVRVNAVAPGPINTPLVRALSQDWQDAKAAELPLGRFGEPDEVAGTVAFLCSSDAALFVGQTLSPNSGDVML is encoded by the coding sequence ATGAGTGTCGCCATTGTCACGGGAGCCGGATCGGGCATCGGGCGGGCGATCGCGCTTCGCCTGGCCAAGGATGGCTACAAGGTGGTTGTCAACGATTTCAACCTTGACGCGGCGCAAGCCGTTGCCAGGGAAATCGGCGCCACAGCCTTCCCGGTTCAGGGCGATGTGTCCGATGAACAGGACGTGGCACGCATGGTTGAAACCTGCGTGGCGCAGTTCGGCCAGCCCACCCACCTGATCAACAACGCCGGTCATATCCATCAGGCACGTTTCACCGACATGAAGGTCAGCGATTTTGACCGCATGATCGCAGTTCATCTGCGCGGCGTTTTCCTGTGCACTCATGCGGTGCTGCCGGGAATGCTGGAACGCGGTGAAGGCGTCATCGTCAACATGGCCTCGCAACTTGGGCAGATTGGCGGCGTCGAACTTGTGCACTATTCAGCCGCCAAGGCCGGTATTATCGGCATGACCAAGGCGCTGGCGCGCGAGGTCTCCGAGCAGGGCGTGCGTGTCAACGCAGTGGCGCCAGGCCCGATCAACACGCCGCTGGTCCGCGCGCTGTCGCAGGACTGGCAGGATGCCAAGGCTGCGGAGCTGCCGCTCGGCCGCTTTGGCGAACCCGATGAAGTCGCCGGCACTGTGGCCTTCCTGTGCTCCAGCGATGCCGCATTGTTTGTCGGTCAGACCCTGAGCCCGAATTCTGGAGATGTGATGCTATGA
- a CDS encoding SDR family NAD(P)-dependent oxidoreductase: MSDVVLITGGGIGIGRATALAFAAQGDRVVITDVLEAEGRAVVAEIEAAGGTAEFKFLDVTDTQQANAVVADVEARLGSVDVIVANAGIAHRVPLEELTDEKWDQTFDIDLKGMLRVVRPAAAGMKARGKGAVICLSSIMGVAYGWDEHVHYSAAKSGVVGLVRGLAVELARSGIRVNGVAPGYIRTAQLLSEKHSLGPVAVETVGEIIPLGRVGQPDDIADVIVFLASKGARYLTGQVITVDGGLLVGRY; encoded by the coding sequence ATGAGCGATGTTGTTCTTATTACCGGTGGCGGCATCGGCATTGGCCGCGCGACCGCATTAGCATTTGCCGCGCAGGGCGACCGGGTGGTCATCACCGATGTGCTCGAGGCCGAAGGCCGCGCCGTGGTCGCTGAAATCGAGGCAGCAGGCGGCACTGCCGAGTTCAAGTTTCTCGATGTCACCGACACGCAGCAGGCCAATGCCGTGGTTGCCGATGTCGAGGCGCGGCTGGGATCGGTGGATGTCATCGTTGCAAATGCCGGGATCGCCCACCGTGTCCCGCTGGAGGAATTGACGGACGAGAAGTGGGACCAGACCTTCGACATCGACCTGAAGGGAATGCTGCGGGTGGTTCGCCCGGCGGCAGCGGGCATGAAGGCGCGCGGCAAGGGCGCGGTGATCTGCCTGTCATCAATCATGGGTGTTGCCTATGGCTGGGACGAACATGTGCATTACTCCGCCGCGAAATCCGGCGTCGTCGGATTGGTGCGCGGGCTGGCGGTAGAGCTTGCGCGCAGTGGAATTCGCGTCAATGGCGTGGCTCCCGGTTACATCCGCACGGCACAGCTGTTGTCGGAAAAGCATTCGCTTGGCCCCGTCGCCGTCGAAACCGTCGGAGAGATCATCCCGCTTGGCCGCGTCGGTCAGCCGGATGACATCGCCGATGTCATCGTCTTTCTCGCCTCCAAAGGGGCGCGATATCTGACAGGACAAGTGATTACCGTTGATGGTGGCCTTTTGGTTGGACGCTACTGA
- a CDS encoding extracellular solute-binding protein produces MTTSNFSRRRFLQTTAGSAALAAGGMPFFGGQQAFAAGLAEQQLRTVGLSVTVQDRILNDFKVKSGIGSVSGKADIFPNTQTEILSGSDSYDCWEIIGERLAAMVATDKLAPAPASSIPNWAGIRETFTKPSDRWDLNRQIVGQIWEDESQQRLNMIPTVFNYDSIGYRPDLVDAEEASTWAALFDPKFKGKTGLNVDPLIAFGQAVMAMNTLGLLEVANPGNPDAAAIEEAAKFLISKKKEGQFRALWGDFGELVNLLASGEMVIADAWQPAVMAVKAQGVECSYATMKEGYRGWAIGVAPLKTSPNLEAVAAYADYWLSGPPAVAVSEQGYYSPTTNVKEAMDPDKYAFWYEGAPWVGEAERGIKEGDLRDGGSLETRAANVAYWHQWPDEYDLLIQKWDEFLTA; encoded by the coding sequence ATGACTACCTCAAATTTCTCAAGGCGGCGATTTTTGCAGACCACTGCAGGCAGCGCTGCATTGGCAGCTGGTGGCATGCCTTTCTTCGGCGGGCAGCAGGCATTTGCTGCAGGGCTCGCGGAACAGCAACTGCGCACTGTCGGTCTTTCGGTGACTGTTCAGGATCGTATCCTCAATGATTTCAAAGTGAAGTCAGGCATCGGATCTGTTTCGGGCAAAGCCGACATTTTCCCCAACACACAGACCGAAATCCTGTCGGGCTCTGACTCTTATGATTGCTGGGAAATCATCGGTGAACGTCTTGCCGCAATGGTCGCGACTGACAAGCTGGCTCCGGCGCCTGCATCCAGTATCCCGAATTGGGCCGGTATTCGTGAAACCTTCACCAAGCCGTCCGATCGCTGGGACCTGAACCGGCAGATCGTCGGCCAGATCTGGGAAGACGAAAGCCAGCAGCGCCTGAACATGATTCCGACGGTCTTCAACTATGATTCCATCGGCTACCGGCCTGACCTCGTCGACGCTGAAGAAGCCTCGACCTGGGCTGCGCTGTTCGATCCCAAGTTCAAGGGCAAGACCGGCCTCAACGTCGATCCGCTGATCGCGTTCGGTCAGGCAGTCATGGCAATGAACACGCTTGGCCTGCTTGAAGTCGCCAACCCTGGCAATCCGGACGCAGCTGCGATCGAGGAAGCCGCGAAATTCCTGATTTCGAAGAAGAAAGAAGGCCAGTTCCGTGCCCTTTGGGGTGACTTCGGCGAGCTGGTGAACCTTCTGGCTTCCGGCGAAATGGTCATCGCCGATGCATGGCAGCCTGCTGTCATGGCGGTCAAGGCACAGGGCGTCGAATGCTCCTATGCGACCATGAAAGAGGGCTATCGCGGTTGGGCGATCGGTGTTGCACCGCTCAAGACCTCGCCGAACCTGGAAGCAGTCGCAGCCTATGCCGATTACTGGCTGTCGGGCCCGCCCGCTGTTGCCGTGTCGGAGCAGGGCTACTATTCGCCCACGACCAACGTCAAGGAAGCGATGGATCCCGACAAATACGCCTTCTGGTACGAAGGTGCGCCTTGGGTCGGCGAAGCCGAACGCGGCATCAAGGAAGGCGATCTGCGAGATGGCGGTTCGCTCGAAACCCGTGCGGCCAACGTCGCTTACTGGCACCAGTGGCCAGATGAGTATGATCTGCTGATCCAGAAGTGGGACGAGTTCCTGACCGCCTGA